In Candidatus Methylomirabilota bacterium, the genomic window GGCGACGGTCTTCGGCGAAGTGCCGCCGCCGACGGGTGGTCGTAGCGGCGGCGTCGGCTTCAGGGTGCTGCCGGGCAGGGGCTCGGGGGCGTTCGACGCGAGGATGACGAGCGCGTAGACGCACACCTGGGGGACGGGCCCGGGCGGCGGGGGCGCCTGAGCGTGGCCGGAGACGGCGAGCCCGGACAGCAGGGCGAGCGCGAGCAGGGCGCCGAGGAAGCCGGGACCGAGGGCGTCCCGGAGCCGCTTCCGGGCATTGTGCAATCGCGACATCACGGTTCCCATCGGGATCGCGAGGACCTCGGCAATCTCCCGGTACGAGAGCCCCTCGATGTCGCTCAAGATGATAATGGAGCGGTGCTGCTCTGACAAGGATTCGAGCCCGCGTGCGATCTGCGCGCGACGTTCCGCCGAGGTGGCCTCCGCCTCGGGATCCGGATCCGTGGCCACCGCCGTCCGCTCCCACTCCTCCGGCGGGACGTCGTCGGTCCCCATGGACCGGGCCCGGGTGGCGCGCTGCCGCTTCCGGTCGAGGGCGAGGTTCATGGTGATCCGGAACAGCCACGTGTAGAACGCCGAGTCGCCCTTGAACTTCGGGAGGGATCGAAACGCCTTCACGAAGGCTTCTTGCGCCACGTCCAGCGCCTCCTCCTGGTCCCGCAGCACGCTGTAGGCGAGGCGGAACGTCTTGCGCTTGTACTTCTCGACGAGAAGCTCGAACGCCTCCGTCTCGCCGGCCTGGACTCGCTGGACGGTCTCCCGGTCCTCACTGCTCACGGCCCGGGTCCGCCCGCCGGGTTCCCCCCCTCCTCAGACCGCCCAAAGAGGCCCGTCATTCAGCGTCCGGCCAGACAGGCGAGGGCGGCGTCCAGGCCCAGGAGGTAGCTCTGCAGGCCGAACCCCGAGATCTGACCACGGCACACGGCGGCCGTCACCGAGCGCCGCCGGAACGGCTCGCGCGCGTGGACGTTGGAGAGGTGGACCTCGACGACCGGGATCGGGACGCCGGCGATGGCGTCGCGGAGCGCGTAGGAGTAGTGGGTGAACGCCCCGGGATTCAGCACGATGGCCCCGAAGCCCTCCCCGGCCGCGCCCTGCACG contains:
- a CDS encoding sigma-70 family RNA polymerase sigma factor codes for the protein MSSEDRETVQRVQAGETEAFELLVEKYKRKTFRLAYSVLRDQEEALDVAQEAFVKAFRSLPKFKGDSAFYTWLFRITMNLALDRKRQRATRARSMGTDDVPPEEWERTAVATDPDPEAEATSAERRAQIARGLESLSEQHRSIIILSDIEGLSYREIAEVLAIPMGTVMSRLHNARKRLRDALGPGFLGALLALALLSGLAVSGHAQAPPPPGPVPQVCVYALVILASNAPEPLPGSTLKPTPPLRPPVGGGTSPKTVAPPPNDWEERPALRGGCGREVRLQPWVPRLREVFGFSTYEPMSAFETTMPVGMLQRFALPGGRELQIQPLAIRPPVVRVAVKIQRGPVTEIATIMDVPPRRPALIGGPPHGSGVLIIAIRSRVEP
- the aroQ gene encoding type II 3-dehydroquinate dehydratase, which codes for MTAILVLHGPNLNLLGQREPGVYGRLTLAEVDAAIAQHASVRGVKIECRQSNHEGVLVDAVQGAAGEGFGAIVLNPGAFTHYSYALRDAIAGVPIPVVEVHLSNVHAREPFRRRSVTAAVCRGQISGFGLQSYLLGLDAALACLAGR